Below is a window of Candidatus Methylomirabilota bacterium DNA.
GACGACAGGCCAGGCGAAGACCAGCCCGCCCAGGACAACGCTCACCAGCCCTTCCAGCGCCACGGGCCAGGCGTCGAGTGTCCTGCCAGATACGCGCAGCGCCGCCGCCAATGTGACGATGCCGTCGAGGAACGCATAGCACCCGAAGAGGAAGACCACTGCGCCGAAGTCCGCTCGTGGCCACGCGAGCACGGTGCCACCGAACGCGAGGGCGAGAATCCCCCGGATCCCCATCAGCCACCAGTCCCGCACCAAACGCTCCATCGGCGGTCCTCCTCCGGTCGTGATTTGGGTCTTCCGCAAGCCCTGTGCCATCGATCGCACCATGGGAAATCGCACGATTCTGGCCTCGGGTCCACTTGTGCAGGGGCGAGGCGACCGCAACTGGGGCGCCGCTGCCTCACGGAGCCCGCCACCGTCGGTCGCCGTCCAGGGAATCATCCAGCGGGGCGTCGTGGCATTGGGCTTGCTCCGGTGCGCTATGGTGTCGCCGAGCAAACCGGCCCTACGCACGGAGGTCCAATGCCATGGCTCACAAAGACGCCTTCCGCCGCAGCGAAGCTCCCGAGAGATTGCTCCGCGGAGTGTCGGCGCTCACGGTCGCGCTGCTGCTGCTTGCGGCTGTCACGGCGGGCGCGGAGGAGCGTGAGCGCCACAGCGGCGTGATCACCTCGATCGGTCGGAATGGCACCTTCGTGCTGGCCGAGGTCGGGCCGTGGATGCCCGGCAGGGCCATCGTCATCACGAAGCGGACGATCAACCTCGTGGACGAGACCCAATACGCAATGACCGCGCGCGTCTGGGATTCGATGGCCGCGTTCCCTGGAGGCTTCGCCGAGTGGTCTGTCTTGCCGGACGAGGTCTACGTGGGCGACTATGTGACGGTCGAGTGCCGACGGGCGGGCAAGCGGCTGGTGGCCTTAAAGATCACCGTGACTCTCGTGGGCCCATGAGCCCGACCTCCCGGCTTGTCATATCGGCAACCCCCGGCGACCCGGCCGCTCGGCCTCACGCTTCTGCTCGAGCGCCTCCCCGCGGATCGGGGCTCGGCACATCTCGCAGATGAGGTCGTCGCTGCGGTTTCCGCACACCGCACACGGACGTACATCGGGGCCTAACACGGGCGCCGCGCCCGGGGTCGTGATGGCTCTGGCGAGCTGCGCGGGCGGAACGGTGAGCACGAGGCAGGGCGCTCGTCTCACCACCTGCTCGGCTACGCTGCCCAGGATCGCGTGGCTGATGCCGGTGCGTCCGTGAGTGCCTAGCACGATGAGGTCGATTCCGTTGTTTCGCGCGTAGTCGACGATATGGCGCCCGGCGGCGCCATGGACCAGCGCGGTCTGCACCCGCAGATCGGCCCCCAGCTGCTGAGCGACTCGCGCGAGGCTTTCGGCGGGCGGCGTCGGATCGGTGACGGGCGGCACCGCGTGGAGCACGTGCAGGCGCGCTCCGGACTCCACCGCAAGTGACCGCGCAACCCATCCCGCGACCTCGGACTCGGCCGAGAAGTCCGTGGGAAACAAGATCTCCGTGAATTTCATCTCAGCTCTCCCTTTTTCACTTCACGACCAGCACGGGCACCGGACTCTGCTTGACGACGCCCTCGGCGACGCTCCCGAGCAGGAAATGGGTCACGACGCCGGTGCCGCGGGCACCGACGACCACGAGATCGGCGCGTGTGGCCCGCGCCGCGGCGAGCAGCTCGGCCAGGGGCACTCCCGTCCGCACGACGCCCCGCGCCTTCCAGCCCGCGCGGGCGAGCCGGGTCACCGCAGCGTCAATCTGGCTCCGGGCCGTTGAGACGCGGCTGCGATTGAGGGCAGCCGCCTGCCCCGTGACCTGCGCGCGCATCGTCCCGGGCATGAGCGGCATCGACGGGACTCGCACAGGCTCCACCACGCGCACGCAGGTGACTCGGCCACCGCGCGGAGGCCGGAGCCGGGCCAGAAGCAGCGTGGCCCGGCGCGAGTGAGGAGAGCCGTCGAGACCCAGCAGCACGCGGCGGAAGCCCCTGGGGCCAGCCATGCAAGCTACCTCATCCCCTGAGGCCGCGGCTTGCCGCGGTCCAGCGCGACCTTGCGCAGTACCTCGTCCCGCTTGGCGGCGATGGCCGTCGCCGGCTTCTTCGACTTCTTGTTCTTGCCCACACTCTTCCGGATGCCCATTTCCGCCTCCTACTCGCCGAGCCGCGCCCGCG
It encodes the following:
- a CDS encoding DUF308 domain-containing protein; its protein translation is MERLVRDWWLMGIRGILALAFGGTVLAWPRADFGAVVFLFGCYAFLDGIVTLAAALRVSGRTLDAWPVALEGLVSVVLGGLVFAWPVV
- a CDS encoding universal stress protein, with the protein product MKFTEILFPTDFSAESEVAGWVARSLAVESGARLHVLHAVPPVTDPTPPAESLARVAQQLGADLRVQTALVHGAAGRHIVDYARNNGIDLIVLGTHGRTGISHAILGSVAEQVVRRAPCLVLTVPPAQLARAITTPGAAPVLGPDVRPCAVCGNRSDDLICEMCRAPIRGEALEQKREAERPGRRGLPI
- a CDS encoding universal stress protein, with product MAGPRGFRRVLLGLDGSPHSRRATLLLARLRPPRGGRVTCVRVVEPVRVPSMPLMPGTMRAQVTGQAAALNRSRVSTARSQIDAAVTRLARAGWKARGVVRTGVPLAELLAAARATRADLVVVGARGTGVVTHFLLGSVAEGVVKQSPVPVLVVK